In a single window of the Trypanosoma brucei brucei TREU927 chromosome 6, complete sequence genome:
- a CDS encoding receptor-type adenylate cyclase GRESAG 4, putative, protein MCVLQWRHMPGTKMMSLVLLMIVSAASLSGAADDIHVKVYYLLYGAAVPAHYNDAIGIGFNASMASKQWLRESNVSVEVVHPSSYDAEPVDGLQTAIEQNRDELFVSVGPLNDADALSFMPLLKQENLVTLGPYTGSNSVRGWNPNLYFLFVSPVAELLTLLRFAVTQLRLRRIGFMYLQNVSFGDNEYLLAVELMSHMGRELCGVFTVKSSVTGEADSSEFDTAWNRFAETHPQGVIIFSPLSEDTAKFIKNMIVDNRTRDAHFLSTLPHEAEIESAWRWAADALNVTLKTDQVILTGVVPRPTSTEYAAVRRCRSDVESYLNDHTNSGQYSSLNITDLYGVDGEPVMYGWIVGEVLSQSLANREFLSSRKEYMESLYRQRRYVINDLVIGDFGGECGSAAADYGAACNCNQGGNVVYLNSLSSDYALVDIRNGLTVFNPSSCYYDGMRVESPVNGLIFLLWDNPAALRANGEIYGGVSVLTGDGTFGQSDRLFLQGRASASSAASSALMHELDTKVVTALFGAVSEEMLATADVVFIDPITLNPELRHNGSNVIYLSPTLEQQLFVISGYLVRKASGRASVLFRGRNAQGVEDAIRRTFLATGTSLDSFATLDKVAALKEKLPKDGYAIVIGINVADVGELKDHLDANPDVYVFVPFFDMALMYSGIARTFNGSPSAYRLLFPTSLPHWADVNTTSETVRRFHAALRAPSVWTPLRLLGFATARFTRTVLQFTEKVTPKTLTETIFAQSVIAVDDMRYGPFASDTCAEPLGGDASDAESCIVNYGATRISLWSAARALDASVLPLTSPVTPSIKYLNPQEGQLTNAELAGLIAGALIALAVVAALVATMLYLLRLSRNNNRAPREPTDPVTLIFTDIESSTALWAAHPELMPDAVAAHHRMIRSLIARYDCYEVKTVGDSFMIASKSPFAAVQLAQELQLCFLHHDWGTNAIDDSYREFEEQCTEGECEYTPPTARLDPEVYSRLWNGLRVRVGIHTGLCDIRHDEVTKGYDYYGRTPNMAARTESVANGGQVLMTRSTYLSLSAEEREQIDVTALGAVTLRGVPKPVEMYQLNAVPGRVFTALQLDREYFDKSDCSSATASDVSSVRGGMNGSSLMIASSLQALLGTFAAAQRRKLLVPLCERWHVPFPAGAKDKWDDKCCEEIICRIAVKVGRVVDLCASSGTERSVSTLRSASLIIIANHFAEHEA, encoded by the coding sequence ATGTGTGTCCTGCAGTGGCGCCACATGCCCGGCACAAAGATGATGTCTTTGGTGCTCCTAATGATCGTATCAGCGGCATCGTTGTCTGGTGCAGCAGATGATATACACGTTAAAGTATATTATTTGTTGTACGGGGCCGCTGTTCCTGCACATTACAATGATGCGATCGGCATTGGTTTCAATGCATCAATGGCATCAAAGCAGTGGCTTCGTGAGTCGAATGTGAGTGTGGAAGTTGTTCATCCGTCATCGTACGACGCCGAACCCGTTGATGGCTTGCAGACGGCCATAGAACAAAACAGGGATGAGTTATTTGTGTCGGTTGGGCCCCTTAATGACGCTGACGCATTATCTTTCATGCCTTTGCTTAAACAGGAAAACTTGGTCACTCTTGGTCCCTACACTGGTTCAAACTCTGTGCGTGGGTGGAACCCAAATCTCTACTTTCTATTTGTTTCGCCCGTTGCTGAGTTACTGACACTGCTTCGTTTTGCAGTAACACAACTGCGTTTGCGACGGATTGGTTTCATGTACCTGCAGAATGTCTCATTTGGGGACAACGAGTACTTGCTAGCTGTGGAGCTGATGTCGCATATGGGTCGTGAATTGTGTGGCGTGTTCACTGTAAAGAGCTCTGTAACGGGGGAAGCGGATTCTTCCGAATTTGACACTGCATGGAACCGGTTTGCAGAAACGCATCCGCAGGGTGTGATCATTTTTTCACCACTGTCAGAAGATACAGCAAAGTTCATAAAGAATATGATTGTTGATAACCGCACACGGGATGcgcatttcctttccactttACCGCATGAGGCTGAAATCGAAAGTGCGTGGCGGTGGGCAGCTGATGCTCTCAACGTCACGTTGAAGACCGACCAAGTGATATTAACAGGAGTCGTCCCCAGGCCGACCAGCACTGAATACGCCGCTGTTCGTCGTTGCCGAAGTGATGTGGAGTCGTACTTAAACGACCACACCAACTCGGGCCAGTACAGTTCTTTGAATATCACAGATCTCTACGGTGTAGACGGAGAGCCAGTGATGTACGGGTGGATCGTTGGTGAGGTGTTGTCCCAATCCCTAGCGAATCGCGAGTTTCTTAGTAGCAGGAAGGAATACATGGAATCGCTTTACAGGCAACGCCGGTACGTCATTAACGaccttgtgattggtgaCTTCGGTGGGGAATGCGGGTCAGCGGCAGCTGATTACGGAGCGGCCTGCAACTGCAACCAGGGGGGGAACGTGGTTTACCTGAACTCTCTATCAAGCGATTACGCATTGGTCGACATTCGCAACGGGTTAACTGTATTCAATCCGTCTAGTTGTTACTACGATGGCATGAGAGTGGAGTCTCCCGTGAATGGTTTGATATTTCTTTTGTGGGATAACCCGGCTGCACTAAGAGCCAATGGGGAGATATACGGTGGCGTTAGTGTCCTTACTGGCGATGGAACGTTTGGTCAATCCGACCGCTTGTTTTTACAGGGTAGAGCTTCGGCGTCAAGCGCTGCATCTTCAGCACTGATGCACGAGTTGGACACTAAGGTTGTTACGGCTCTATTTGGCGCAGTGAGTGAAGAAATGCTTGCGACGGCGGATGTCGTATTTATTGACCCTATAACGCTAAATCCGGAACTTCGCCATAACGGAAGCAATGTGATCTACCTGTCACCAACGCTGGAACAGCAGTTATTTGTGATTTCGGGGTATCTGGTGCGCAAAGCGTCTGGAAGAGCGTCCGTTTTATTTCGTGGCAGGAACGCGCAGGGAGTCGAGGACGCAATTCGAAGAACGTTTTTGGCCACCGGCACCTCGCTGGACTCATTTGCTACGTTAGACAAGGTTGCGGCATTGAAAGAGAAGCTTCCGAAAGACGGATATGCCATTGTCATCGGAATCAACGTCGCTGATGTCGGAGAGCTTAAAGATCACCTTGATGCTAACCCTGATGTGTATGTATTCGTGCCGTTCTTTGACATGGCCTTGATGTACAGTGGTATCGCGCGCACATTTAATGGCAGCCCGAGCGCTTACCGCCTTCTCTTCCCCACGAGTCTGCCCCACTGGGCAGACGTCAACACAACATCAGAGACCGTACGAAGGTTCCACGCTGCGCTACGTGCTCCTTCCGTTTGGACGCCACTGAGGTTGCTTGGGTTCGCTACCGCAAGGTTCACGAGGACTGTCCTTCAATTCACGGAAAAGGTGACCCCGAAGACTCTGACCGAGACCATCTTTGCACAATCGGTCATTGCCGTTGACGATATGCGGTATGGCCCCTTTGCCAGTGATACCTGCGCCGAGCCCCTCGGTGGGGATGCCAGTGACGCGGAAAGCTGTATAGTTAACTACGGCGCGACGCGCATTTCCCTGTGGTCCGCGGCTCGGGCGTTAGACGCCTCAGTGTTGCCACTTACCTCGCCAGTGACACCGTCGATAAAATACCTTAATCCTCAAGAAGGCCAACTCACGAACGCCGAACTTGCAGGCCTTATCGCTGGCGCTCTCATCGCTCTGGCGGTCGTTGCGGCATTGGTAGCAACGatgttgtatttgttgcGCCTAAGTCGTAACAACAACCGTGCACCTAGAGAGCCAACTGACCCcgtgacactaatatttactgacattgagagcagcactgcgttgtgggctgcacaccctgagctgaTGCCTGATGCCGTCGCCGCGCATCATCGTATGATTCGTTCACTGATTGCGAGGTATGACTGCTACGAAGTCAAAACTGTTGGGGATTCGTTCATGATAGCGAGTAAGAGtcctttcgctgccgtccaactcgcacaggaattacagctgtgtttcttgcatcatGACTGGGGAACAAATGCGATTGATGATTCCTACCGTGAGTTTGAGGAGCAATGCACGGAGGGAGAATGTGAGTACACACCGCCAACTGCACGGTTGGATCCTGAAGTGTACagtcgtttgtggaatggcctgcgtgtacgtgttggaatccacaccgggttgtgcgatatccgacacgatgaagtgacgaagggatatgactactatgggcggactccaaacatggcagcaaggacagagagtgtggcaaatggtggtcaggtgctgatgacgcGCTCAACATACCTGTCACTGTCAgctgaggagcgtgagcaaattgATGTCACTGCACTTGGTGCTGTTACACTTCGTGGTGTGCCGAAAcctgtggaaatgtaccagttgAATGCCGTGCCTGGTCGTGTCTTCACCGCACTGCAATTAGACCGCGAGTACTTCGACAAGTCAGATTGTTCCTCCGCAACAGCCAGCGATGTAAGCTCCGTTCGCGGAGGAATGAATGGGTCTTCGCTGATGATCGCCAGTTCTCTACAAGCTCTTCTGGGCACATTCGCCGCAGCACAACGGCGGAAGTTGCTCGTTCCCTTGTGTGAGCGTTGGCATGTGCCGTTTCCTGCTGGAGCGAAAGACAAGTGGGACGATAAATGCTGTGAGGAAATCATATGCCGCATCGCGGTTAAAGTTGGACGTGTGGTAGATCTCTGCGCATCCAGTGGCACCGAACGGTCAGTCAGCACGCTGAGGAGCGCGTCGCTGATTATTATTGCAAACCACTTTGCGGAACATGAGGCATAA
- a CDS encoding receptor-type adenylate cyclase GRESAG 4, putative, whose product MCWQEGGGRGCVYPHGNCRRNLTARSPARRYSKYKHSPVITAMSLLHLLPLLLMWMPPVCADDSAVTVKVLSMMYNPDYTDNEINALNAGFDASLSAHSWKTGSNATISVIRPPSPNATIEDIFQQGMNQSEDKLLVVFGSLGTDHVSWVRDKLNENDLVGLAPVAYSSEVRGWNPHLYFISVEPNAELLALIRYAVVYLRVPRIGMMHVKSSTASMGPYEFAVQILEMMGRELCGMFVVKESENQNISEDDLNVRWRQFVATRPQAILLFSSLVDGSITWFIKKVAQDNRTANAYLLSTSLQQGPLINMWREALALANRTFTPGQLITTGTVPLANDTRFSLIRHFQRDVNNYLKTKSDWKGFAKPDHYLEDDNAGEMMVYGWLAGEVLFQALNNAPQLTNRTSFRESLYKQRRYVIDDLVVGDFGGECDEAVALQGAMCECNQGGNLVYMKSIVNGFRPAPLREGFLTWGVSECSSANVQVSAPLSGLFLLLADNEVALRASRKWFLGAEAHSKKVDDIDNRIFFHPLTVSSENVTQSLEQVRDNRDVSAVFGIMPGGLLDRKDLMFISPMALGPRMNWFRRNVIHILPLLAQQLYVLAVYLSNTSSRGVNAFIRSAHAMKVEDALHKSLDTFGVPLDSSKTLGDGDPIASYLSGDGDVFTIGLTLTDVAVVARHLQTHRRARVFIPFNDLAMYYDEFVVAFNASKESIASSERLLFATSFPHWAEKDTKSDVVASFHRIVNESHWDPLTFLGFVTTRLLQVILPNMKKVNAELLADRIYTESNIKVDDMRFGPFSDVECVSGTSVSANECASNFGATNISVWSMARVLNSSVPILQRGMTPSMDYAILQEGQLTRSQIAGIIAGCVVGLILFIVLGVLLRITLRNARDNNLAPKEQTDPVTLIFTDIESSTALWAAHPELMPDAVATHHYLIRSLIGRYKCYEVKTVGDSFMIASKSPFAAVQLAQELQLRFLHHDWGTNALDESYWEFEQQRAEEDEKYTPPTARLDPEVYSRLWNGLRVRVGIHTGLCDIRHDEVTKGYDYYGRTPNMAARTESVANGGQVLMTHEVYLSLSAEEREQIDVTALGDVALRGVNDPVEMYQLNAVPGRNFAALRLDREFFDEDEDGTTTSTSDHSSSRAELSESAQSILNSLQSVFRTFKAAQRGNLLASLCERWRVPLPREAAFEWDDAYCEEVVRRIAVKVGRVADRSAQSGSSEASVSTEEGSIIIVPFVGSHFREGHFGCPLPSLH is encoded by the coding sequence ATGTGCTGGCAGgaaggtggtggaagaggatGTGTGTACCCTCATGGAAACTGCAGGCGGAACCTTACCGCAAGGAGCCCTGCAAGGCGTTACAGCAAGTACAAGCACTCACCTGTCATTACTGCTATGTCACTGCTACACttgttgcctttgctacTCATGTGGATGCCACCTGTGTGCGCGGATGACAGTGCTGTGACGGTAAAAGTGCTATCCATGATGTATAATCCGGATTATACAGATAATGAAATTAACGCCCTGAATGCCGGTTTTGACGCATCACTGAGTGCCCACAGCTGGAAGACGGGCTCTAATGCGACAATATCTGTCATCCGTCCCCCATCACCCAATGCGACAATCGAGGACATATTTCAGCAGGGAATGAATCAAAGTGAAGACAAGTTATTAGTTGTATTCGGTTCCCTGGGTACTGATCACGTCTCGTGGGTCCGTGATAAACTAAACGAAAATGATCTTGTTGGCCTCGCTCCCGTTGCGTACTCCAGTGAGGTCCGTGGTTGGAACCCTCACCTTTATTTCATAAGTGTCGAACCCAATGCTGAACTCCTCGCCCTCATTCGTTATGCTGTTGTTTACCTCCGTGTCCCACGAATAGGtatgatgcacgtgaagagCAGCACCGCCAGTATGGGACCGTATGAGTTTGCTGTGCAGATATTGGAAATGATGGGTCGCGAGCTGTGCGGAATGTTCGTTGTGAAGGAGAGTGAGAATCAAAATATCTCTGAGGATGATTTGAACGTCAGGTGGAGACAATTTGTTGCTACGCGCCCACAGGCtatattgttgttttcatcccTGGTGGATGGCAGCATCACGTGGTTCATCAAGAAGGTAGCACAGGACAACCGCACTGCCAATGCGTATCTTCTTTCTACTTCACTACAGCAGGGTCCTCTTATCAACATGTGGCGTGAGGCATTGGCGTTAGCTAATCGTACATTTACTCCTGGACAGCTAATCACAACTGGAACAGTGCCGCTCGCTAACGATACTCGGTTCTCACTGATTCGGCACTTCCAGCGTGATGTGAACAACTACCTGAAGACAAAAAGTGACTGGAAGGGCTTTGCGAAACCCGATCACTACCTTGAGGACGACAACGCAGGTGAGATGATGGTGTATGGGTGGCTTGCGGGAGAAGTTCTCTTCCAGGCTCTGAACAACGCTCCACAACTGACGAACCGTACGTCATTCAGGGAATCTCTGTACAAGCAGCGTCGCTACGTGATTGATGACcttgtggttggtgactttggtggtgagtgcgaTGAGGCCGTTGCATTACAGGGTGCCATGTGTGAATGCAATCAAGGTGGCAACTTGGTATATATGAAGAGTATAGTGAATGGCTTCCGACCAGCGCCTTTGAGGGAAGGGTTCCTGACGTGGGGTGTATCAGAGTGCTCGAGTGCCAATGTGCAAGTAAGCGCGCCATTGAGTGGCCTGTTTTTGCTTCTCGCAGACAATGAAGTTGCATTACGTGCGAGCAGGAAGTGGTTCCTTGGTGCCGAAGCTCATAGTAAGAAGGTGGATGATATTGACAATAGAATATTTTTCCATCCCCTAACAGTATCTTCAGAGAATGTGACGCAATCCCTTGAGCAAGTACGGGATAACAGGGATGTATCTGCAGTATTTGGTATCATGCCTGGAGGGCTTCTGGATCGAAAAGATTTAATGTTCATCAGTCCTATGGCACTTGGTCCCCGAATGAACTGGTTTAGGAGAAACGTGATACACATACTACCACTTCTTGCGCAGCAACTTTATGTGCTTGCTGTGTATCTCTCCAACACTTCTTCCAGGGGAGTAAATGCATTCATACGTAGTGCCCACGCCATGAAGGTGGAGGATGCACTACACAAGTCATTGGACACGTTTGGTGTGCCGCTTGATTCCAGCAAGAcacttggtgatggtgacccGATAGCGTCATATCTCTCGGGTGATGGAGATGTGTTTACTATTGGACTCACTCTCACTGACGTTGCTGTGGTTGCGCGGCACCTTCAGACCCACCGCAGGGCACGTGTATTCATTCCATTCAATGACCTTGCAATGTACTACGATGAGTTTGTGGTTGCGTTTAATGCGAGTAAAGAGTCTATTGCTAGCTCAGAGCGGCTCCTATTCGCGACGAGTTTTCCACACTGGGCGGAGAAGGACACGAAATCAGATGTGGTTGCGAGTTTCCATCGCATTGTGAATGAATCGCATTGGGATCCACTAACGTTCTTAGGTTTTGTTACCACTCGGCTGCTTCAAGTGATTCTCCCGaatatgaagaaagtgaatgcaGAGCTGCTGGCAGACCGCATTTACACGGAGTCCAACATCAAAGTGGATGACATGCGATTTGGACCCTTCAGTGATGTGGAATGTGTTTCTGGTACGAGTGTTTCGGCAAATGAGTGTGCCTCAAACTTTGGAGCCACAAACATTTCTGTATGGTCGATGGCGCGTGTGCTGAATTCAAGTGTGCCCATATTGCAACGCGGCATGACACCGTCTATGGATTATGCTATTTTGCAGGAGGGTCAACTCACACGGTCACAGATAGCCGGAATAATAGCCGGGTGCGTAGTCGGATTGATATTGTTTATTGTCCTTGGTGTGCTCCTACGCATCACCCTGCGGAATGCTCGTGATAACAATCTTGCGCCCAAGGAACAAACTGACCCcgtgacactaatatttactgacattgagagcagcactgcgttgtgggctgcacaccctgagctgaTGCCTGATGCCGTTGCGACACATCACTATTTGATTCGTTCACTGATTGGGAGGTATAAGTGCTACGAAGTCAAAACTGTTGGGGATTCGTTCATGATAGCGAGTAAGAGtcctttcgctgccgtccaACTCGCACAGGAACTACAGCTGCGTTTCTTGCATCATGACTGGGGAACAAATGCACTTGATGAGTCCTACTGGGAGTTCGAGCAGCagcgtgcggaggaggacgaGAAGTACACACCGCCAACTGCACGGTTGGATCCTGAAGTGTACagtcgtttgtggaatggcctgcgtgtacgtgttggaatccacaccgggttgtgcgacatccgacacgatgaagtgacgaagggatatgactactatgggcggactccaaacatggcagcaaggacagagagtgtagcaaatggtggtcaggtgctgatgacgcATGAGGTTTACCTGTCACTGTCAgctgaggagcgtgagcaaattgATGTCACTGCACTTGGTGATGTTGCACTTCGCGGCGTGAATGATcctgtggaaatgtaccagttgAATGCCGTGCCTGGCCGcaactttgctgcattacggCTGGATCGCGAATTCTTTGATGAAGACGAGGATGGCACGACAACCTCCACAAGCGACCACAGTTCTTCACGTGCCGAGCTGAGTGAATCAGCACAATCGATATTGAACTCACTGCAGTCTGTTTTCCGAACTTTTAAAGCAGCGCAACGGGGGAATCTTCTGGCGTCGCtttgtgagcgttggcgtGTGCCTCTTCCCCGTGAAGCCGCATTCGAGTGGGATGACGCCTACTGtgaggaagtggtgcgtcGCATTGCAGTTAAGGTTGGGCGTGTCGCTGACCGTAGCGCTCAAAGTGGAAGCAGTGAAGCTTCTGTGAGTACTGAAGAGGGCTCAATCATAATTGTTCCATTCGTTGGTTCACATTTCAGGGAAGGCCACTTTGGGTGTCCGCTTCCGTCGTTACATTAG